From one Meles meles chromosome 18, mMelMel3.1 paternal haplotype, whole genome shotgun sequence genomic stretch:
- the CEP295NL gene encoding protein DDC8 homolog yields the protein MKRNADRAARLSPKPEHQAPRLRQKHELLRVPEKGPLALQRQDLPQRKSPQPPRLAEELEPGWREAPSQLQHVRGLEHLYFTHRLGAGGGQAWEHRPDSEGPAQRGAARPPRAREKLRAAVREQKSRKEALAGRQSRLTRPQRKATGPEKMGAPRAAGLTRRPLCPREQNKGKRPPLMKARGGHHPTDPWGSRGVDTEESLAVPGAFGHLQRREKEGARDRRRRPGKGATPTGQGPTNGSLDQSPEGETEDPEQSWHIGRTHRGGAVPLASLCRRGDKSRWQRELELAFRELLNTNRELRKHLSLHVALGPAAEQRDQSAGDELSPCDTQEPRGESQRDKPAVGPEVDVEPGAEPTGPAQAKAHQIESRTSLEEFLSNLKNQKYLRPATFPSKTMSEPLSPKAGVFIGAENRLLGGLGSREALARPDPLAEGPRRRCLQEQADRASLAALWQRPDGPPEPVHRMGPPGLSWEAWSQAGLEGQKGQRRAGPAHLTSYSSLDPGEEGACACDTTSPWASGFIDDDRHSQMIHDLQQQIEEQNKLHKQFLAEARKRLQEFQRI from the coding sequence ATGAAAAGAAATGCAGACAGAGCCGCTCGGCTGAGTCCCAAACCCGAGCACCAGGCCCCGCGCTTACGGCAGAAGCACGAGTTGCTACGGGTCCCCGAGAAGGGACCCCTCGCCCTGCAGAGACAAGACCTCCCGCAGCGGAAGAGCCCGCAGCCCCCGCGCCTGGCCGAGGAGCTGGAGCCGGGCTGGCGGGAGGCCCCCAGCCAGCTCCAGCACGTCCGGGGCCTGGAGCACCTGTACTTCACCCATCGGTTAGGTGCTGGGGGAGGACAGGCCTGGGAGCACCGGCCTGACTCGGAGGGGCCGGCCCAGCGAGGAGCAGCCCGGCCGCCCAGGGCCCGGGAAAAGCTCAGAGCAGCCGTCCGAGAACAGAAGAGTCGCAAAGAAGCGCTGGCTGGACGGCAGTCCCGGCTCACCCGGCCCCAGAGGAAAGCCACGGGCCCCGAGAAGATGGGGGCTCCCAGAGCCGCAGGCCTCACCCGTCGCCCCCTCTGCCCCCGCGAGCAGAATAAGGGCAAGCGACCGCCTTTGATGAAGGCCCGTGGCGGCCACCATCCCACTGACCCCTGGGGGAGCCGAGGGGTGGACACAGAAGAATCCTTGGCTGTCCCGGGGGCGTTCGGGCATctgcagagaagggagaaagaaggagccCGGGACAGGAGGCGGCGGCCGGGAAAGGGGGCAACGCCCACCGGTCAGGGCCCGACAAATGGCTCACTGGATCAGAGCCCCGAGGGGGAAACAGAGGACCCAGAACAGTCGTGGCACATCGGCCGGACCCACAGAGGAGGGGCTGTGCCCCTGGCGTCTCTGTGCAGGCGCGGGGACAAGAGCAGGTGGCAGAGGGAGCTGGAGCTTGCCTTCCGGGAGCTGCTCAACACAAACAGGGAGCTCAGGAAGCACTTGAGCTTGCACGTTGCCCTGGGGCCCGCGGCGGAGCAGAGGGATCAGAGCGCCGGGGACGAGCTCAGCCCCTGCGACACGCAAGAACCGAGGGGTGAGTCCCAGCGCGACAAGCCAGCGGTGGGCCCAGAAGTGGACGTGGAACCTGGCGCGGAGCCCACGGGGCCAGCTCAGGCAAAGGCCCACCAGATCGAGTCCCGAACCAGCTTGGAGGAGTTCTTGAGCAACCTCAAGAACCAGAAATATCTCAGGCCGGCCACGTTCCCGTCTAAGACCATGAGTGAACCGTTGTCTCCCAAGGCGGGGGTGTTTATCGGTGCAGAGAACCGGCTCCTGGGTGGCCTGGGCTCCAGGGAGGCACTGGCCAGACCCGACCCGCTGGCGGAGGGCCCCCGGCGCCGATGCCTGCAAGAACAGGCAGACAGAGCCAGCCTCGCGGCCTTGTGGCAGAGACCAGATGGGCCGCCGGAGCCGGTGCACCGGATGGGGCCCCCGGGGCTGAGCTGGGAAGCCTGGTCCCAGGCAGGGCTGGAAGGGCAGAAAGGGCAGAGAAGGGCAGGCCCGGCCCACCTGACGTCTTACTCCTCCCTAGACCCCGGGGAGGAAGGGGCGTGTGCCTGTGACACCACTTCCCCCTGGGCCTCCGGCTTCATCGACGATGACAGGCACAGTCAGATGATCCATGACCTTCAGCAGCAAATCGAGGAGCAAAACAAGTTGCACAAGCAGTTTCTCGCAGAAGCCAGGAAACGCTTGCAAGAGTTTCAGAGGATATGA